TAATGGTCACTCCGAAGTTTGGTACAATGGCGAACAGGCGTGCAACGTGTCGTTGAACAGGAACAATACCAAGAATACGTTGTTCCTTGATTTTAGCGGCAAGACGGGACGTCTGATTGTTCGTGAAGTTTACGAGACTCATAAGAGAATCTTTATTGCCGACAGTGCCGGAAAACTGATTCGTACGCTTGCTGCTCCCGAGGGTTACACCTTTGATCATACGGAATGGGTGCCTAACGTAGATTCCTTGATTGTCGCGACCCTTGTGAATAGCGATGGTGCGCATCGCAAATTGGTGCTGGTAAACGTGTTTACGGAAAGGTGGGTTGAACTTGCTCAGGGTCAGGAACTTTGGCATCCTGCCTTGTGGCTTGATGTCGATGAACGCATCTTTGTGCCGCCGCTTTTGGATATTGATAGCGCCGGCGTTTACTATACCGATCAAATGGAATCGTATGCGCTCGATTTGCGCGTCAAGATGGAATGGTTCTGGCATTCCCACGACACCGCGACTGCGGTTGTTCTAGGCTCTTCGAGAGTGATGTTTGGGATCAACTCTTCGTTTATCCAATCCGAAAGCGTCTTGAATATGGGATTCCCTTCGGGCGATATTCATGCGATTTCTTTCTTGACGCTTAATTATGTCTTGGCCCACATGCCGAAATTGAAGTATGCGGTCCTGGAATTCTCTCCTGATTTCATGTGGGACAAAGAGGCTCTTTTTTGGTCACCGGTTTATAGGAATTCGCCGGGCTTTAAGTATGACAAAACGCATAAGTTCTGGAAGGATTCCATTCCGACAGGTTTTGTTGAACTTGTAGAAGATTCGTACAAGCCGATTGCGGAGCAGACGCAGCCTTACAATTATGACGAATTCCTGATGCCCTCGAATGGGTGGGGAAAGGCTACGGTTGTGCATGATACAATGAAGTATGAGCTGGATGACCCCGAAGTCGATTACAACATGGCTCTGTACGAGTTTGTCGTCAATTCCTTGACCAAGAAAGGGATCCAAGTGATATTGGTTGTTCCCCCTCAAAATCCGGGCTATGCCAAGACTGGCGCTTTCGGTATATATGCCGGAAGACGGTCGCATGCAGAGGAATTGTTGAAGCGCGCGGCGAAACTGAATGTCGTCATGATGGATGAAAACAAGATGGGCAAACACGACTATACTTCATCGATGGCGTACAATACAGACCACCTGAGTAGGGAGGGGGCAAAACAGCTCTCGGAACGACTTGATTCGCTGTTTGTAGACCTCCAAAAATAACCCGTTTTTCGTTATTTTTTCTATCTTTTATCTTACATGTTAGAAGACCAAAAAACACGCGTTCTCATCGCAAACGATGATGGGATAAAAAGCGGCTATATGCTGGCTTTGGCGTGTGCCCTTGCACCCATCGCAGATGTGTATGTTTTTGCACCTGATGAGGAGCAAAGCGGGGTCTCGCACGCCTTTACAGTGCGCAGGGCTTTGTCTGTCAAAAAAGTGGATGTCGACGCTTCTATTGAAGCCTATTCCATGTCCGGAACCCCTGCCGATTGCGTCAAATTTGCGTTGGGCCATTTTGCTGCCCATGGGCTTACCACCGAGGGGGTCGGTCCGGGTCAATTTGATGTGTGTTTTTCGGGCGTGAATCTCGGCGAAAATTCCGGCGTGTCGTCGCTTTATTCAGGCACGGTCGCAGGCGCCCGCGAAGCGGCCCTCTGGGGTGTGCCGGGCATTGCGCTTTCGCTCCGCGGCACAACTGCAAATATGCTCGAAAACGCAAAGGAATTTGCCGTGAAGGTGGTCAAGGATCGCCTGTTCGAACGGATTCCCGTAGGAGTCTTTTGGAACGTGAATTTTCCCAAGGCTACGGCCGAGACCTTCAAAGGTTTCAAGGCGACTAAAATGGCTCTCGGAATGTTTACGGACCACTATTCCCACGAAGGGAACATGTGGCAGCTGGACGGTGACAAGTTGTGGGACGAACAGCCCAAGGATAGCGATGACTATCTGCTGAATCAGGGCTATGCGACGATTACGCCCCACCGCATTGACCAGACCGACGAAGAAAGTTTGAAAATAATAAGTGAAATGATAGAGGAAAACTAATGTCAGAAGAATTGGTACCAGGTTCGCAAATCAGGTCCTTGATTGAAAAGGACATGCAGGATTGCTACTTGCGCTATTCCATGAGCGTGATTGTTGCACGTGCCTTGCCTGATGCGCGTGATGGCTTTAAGCCGGTGCACCGCCGTGTGATGTACAGTATGCACAAGTTGGGCGTGGTGCCCAACAAGCCGACGGTGAAGTCTGCCCGTATCGTGGGTGACGTGATCGGTAAGTACCACCCGCATGGCGACTCCGCCGTGTACGAAACCTTGGTGCGTATGGCGCAGGACTTCTCGCTGCGCTACCCGCTGGTGTTCGGTCAGGGTAACTTCGGTTCTATCGACGGCGACGGCGCTGCTGCAATGCGTTACACCGAAGCCAAGATGAACAACATGGGTGCCCTCATGCTCGAAGATCTTGAAAAAGATACTGTCGACATGGGTCCGAACTTCGACGAATCCTTGGAAGAACCGAAGGTGCTGCCTTCCGCTCTCCCGAACATGCTGGTGAATGGTACCACGGGTATTGCCGTGGGTATGGCAACCTCCATGGCTCCGCACAACTTGCGCGAAATTGCAAATGCAATCCATGCGGTGGCTGAAAATCCGGATATCTCTGGCGAAGATCTTTTGCAGTATGTATCCGGTCCGGACTTCCCGACCGGCGGCGTGATTTGTGGCCGCGCGGGCATCCGCGATGCATACCTGACGGGCCATGGCCGCGTGCGCGTGCGTGCCCGTACCGAAATCGATGTTGATAGCCGCGGTAAGCCGCGCATTGTCGTGAGCGAAATTCCTTACATGGTCAATAAGGCCGAACTCTGTAAGAAGATTGCAGAACTCGTGAAGGATAAGCGCGTTGACGGCATTACCGACATTCGTGATGAATCTAGCCGCGAAGGCATGCGCATCGTGATTGAAATGCGCAAGGATGTGGTCGCTGAAGTCGTGTTGAATAATTTGTTCAAAAACACGCAGCTGCAGACGACCTTCAGCATCTATAACCTCGCTCTCGTAAACAACCTGCCGAAGCTCTTGACTCTCAAGGACCTCATCCAGGTTTACGTGGATCACCGCTTGGAAGTGATCACTCGTTCTACGCAGTTTGACTTGAACAAGGCCGAAGCTCGTCTCCACATTATCGAAGGCCTGCGCATTGCAACGCAGAACATCGACGAAGTGGTGCAGATTATCAAGTCGAGCCCGACGACCGAAGCCGCGAAGACGTCTTTGCAGAACCGCTTTAACCTTGACGAAATCCAGTCGCAGGCTATCGTGGACATGCGTCTCGCTCAGCTCACCGGCCTGAATATCGAAAAGTTGGAAGCTGAATACAACGAACTCGTTGCTACCGTTGCCGACTTGAAGGACATTTTGGAAAAGCGCGAACGCCGCGTGAAGATTATGCTTGACCGTCTCGACGCCATCGTGGACAAGTGTGGCGATGACCGCCGTACTTCTATCGAAGACGCTGTCGATGACTACGATTATGAAGACCTGATTGCCGAAGAAGAACAGGTGATTACGCTCAGCCGCGAAGGCTACATCAAGCGTTTGCCGATCGACACCT
The sequence above is a segment of the uncultured Fibrobacter sp. genome. Coding sequences within it:
- the surE gene encoding 5'/3'-nucleotidase SurE, which translates into the protein MLEDQKTRVLIANDDGIKSGYMLALACALAPIADVYVFAPDEEQSGVSHAFTVRRALSVKKVDVDASIEAYSMSGTPADCVKFALGHFAAHGLTTEGVGPGQFDVCFSGVNLGENSGVSSLYSGTVAGAREAALWGVPGIALSLRGTTANMLENAKEFAVKVVKDRLFERIPVGVFWNVNFPKATAETFKGFKATKMALGMFTDHYSHEGNMWQLDGDKLWDEQPKDSDDYLLNQGYATITPHRIDQTDEESLKIISEMIEEN
- the gyrA gene encoding DNA gyrase subunit A; the encoded protein is MSEELVPGSQIRSLIEKDMQDCYLRYSMSVIVARALPDARDGFKPVHRRVMYSMHKLGVVPNKPTVKSARIVGDVIGKYHPHGDSAVYETLVRMAQDFSLRYPLVFGQGNFGSIDGDGAAAMRYTEAKMNNMGALMLEDLEKDTVDMGPNFDESLEEPKVLPSALPNMLVNGTTGIAVGMATSMAPHNLREIANAIHAVAENPDISGEDLLQYVSGPDFPTGGVICGRAGIRDAYLTGHGRVRVRARTEIDVDSRGKPRIVVSEIPYMVNKAELCKKIAELVKDKRVDGITDIRDESSREGMRIVIEMRKDVVAEVVLNNLFKNTQLQTTFSIYNLALVNNLPKLLTLKDLIQVYVDHRLEVITRSTQFDLNKAEARLHIIEGLRIATQNIDEVVQIIKSSPTTEAAKTSLQNRFNLDEIQSQAIVDMRLAQLTGLNIEKLEAEYNELVATVADLKDILEKRERRVKIMLDRLDAIVDKCGDDRRTSIEDAVDDYDYEDLIAEEEQVITLSREGYIKRLPIDTFKAQNRGGKGIIGATLKEEDNVEQIFTASTHSYLLVFTNKGRAYWTKVYRLPEGTRNGKGRPIINFIGLTEGEKVQAIVPVRKFGGYFCLVFATKKGVINKMDLTLFSRPRKAGVNAISLDEDDELVKVQLVGMSAEDFKASEAAEGDDVDADAEAQAAEAAIAEESEDAEDIEGRPIPKDLLMLATKNGQAVTFPISCFRAMGRGTHGVKGITLAEGDEVISLLWLKAGNKIVTITENGYGKRSEPSTYRITRRGSKGVRNLNVTDKVGAAVFVESVADDYDLIITSREGQVIRIKAADIRLTGRNAQGVKAISLREGDVVQDATALPSVEDIEQDSAEAKETFDKVEGVEVDDDSVEKIEDKPEQQIGVPSSDEE